From Mus musculus strain C57BL/6J chromosome 8, GRCm38.p6 C57BL/6J, a single genomic window includes:
- the Olfr370 gene encoding olfactory receptor 370 — MECVNDTVVREFVFLGFSSLAELQLLLFAIFLSLYLFTLSTNAVIVSTIVLDRALHTPMYFFLSVLSCSETCYTFVIVPKMLVDLLARKKSISFLGCAIQMFTFLFLGCSHSFLLAAMGYDRYVAICHPLRYTVLMGHRVCVGLVAAACVCGFTVAQVITSLVFRLPFRSSNQLHHFFCDISPVLQLASHHPHSTQITIFLLCALVLVIPLFLILVSYIHIISTILQFPSTLGRYKAFSTCASHLIVVIVHYGCASFIYLRPKSSYSSSQDALISVSYTILTPLFNPVIYSLRNKDFKSALHRVIGRTVTLRQH, encoded by the coding sequence ATGGAGTGTgtaaatgacactgtggtcagAGAATTTGTCTTCCTTGGCTTCTCGTCTCTGGCTGAGCTGCAGCTGCTACTCTTTGCCATCTTCCTGTCCCTCTATTTGTTCACTCTGAGCACCAACGCTGTAATTGTTTCCACCATTGTGCTAGACAGAGCCCTTCATAcgcccatgtacttcttcctttctgtcctgtcctgttctgAGACCTGCTACACCTTCGTCATTGTGCCCAAGATGCTGGTTGACTTGCTGGCGCGGAAGAAGAGCATCTCTTTCCTCGGCTGCGCCATCCAAATGTTCACCTTCCTCTTCCTCGGCTGTTCTCATTCCTTCCTGCTGGCAGCCATGGGTTATGATCGATACGTGGCCATTTGCCACCCTCTGCGCTACACGGTGCTCATGGGGCACAGGGTATGCGTGGGGCTAGTAGCTGCTGCGTGTGTCTGTGGCTTCACTGTGGCACAGGTAATCACATCCCTGGTGTTTCGTCTACCCTTCCGCTCTTCCAATCAACTCCACCACTTTTTCTGTGACATCTCCCCTGTTCTCCAGTTGGCATCTCACCACCCTCACTCCACTCAGATCACCATCTTCCTGCTTTGCGCGCTGGTCTTGGTTATCCCTCTCTTCTTGATCCTGGTATcatatattcacatcatttctacCATCCTCCAATTCCCTTCCACGCTGGGCAGGTACAAAGCGTTTTCCACCTGTGCCTCTCACCTCATTGTTGTCATAGTGCACTATGGATGTGCCTCTTTTATCTACCTAAGGCCCAAGTCCAGCTACTCTTCCAGCCAGGATGCGCTGATATCAGTATCCTACACTATCCTAACTCCGTTATTCAATCCAGTCATCTACAGCTTAAGAAACAAAGACTTCAAATCAGCTCTTCATAGGGTAATAGGAAGAACAGTTACCCTAAGACAACACTGA
- the Ndufb7 gene encoding NADH dehydrogenase [ubiquinone] 1 beta subcomplex subunit 7 produces the protein MGAHLTRRYLWDASVEPDPEKIPSFPPDLGFPERKERVMVATQQEMMDAQLTLQQRDYCAHYLIRLLKCKRDSFPNFLACKHEQHDWDYCEHLDYVKRMKEFERERRLLQRKKRRALKEARVAQGQGEGEVGPEVAL, from the exons ATGGGGGCGCACCTGACCCGGCGCTATCTGTGGGATGCCTCGGTGGAGCCTGACCCCGAGAAGATACCCAGCTTCCCGCCGGACCTCGGCTTTCCGGAGCGCAAGGAGCGAG TGATGGTGGCCACACAACAAGAGATGATGGATGCCCAGCTGACACTGCAGCAACGTGACTACTGTGCCCACTACCTCATCCGGCTGCTGAAGTGCAAGCGAGACAGCTTCCCCAACTTCCTGGCCTGCAAGCACGAGCAGCACGACTGGGACTACTGCGAGCACCTGGA TTACGTGAAACGCATGAAGGAGTTTGAACGTGAGCGGCGACTGCTCCAAAGGAAGAAGCGAAGGGCACTGAAGGAAGCACGGGTAGCCCAAGGCcagggagaaggagaggtggGCCCTGAGGTGGCCCTGTAG
- the Tecr gene encoding very-long-chain enoyl-CoA reductase isoform 1 (isoform 1 is encoded by transcript variant 1) — translation MKHYEVEIRDAKTREKLCFLDKVEPQATISEIKTLFTKTHPQWYPARQSLRLDPKGKSLKDEDVLQKLPVGTTATLYFRDLGAQISWVTVFLTEYAGPLFIYLLFYFRVPFIYGRKYDFTSSRHTVVHLACMCHSFHYIKRLLETLFVHRFSHGTMPLRNIFKNCTYYWGFAAWMAYYINHPLYTPPTYGVQQVKLALAVFVICQLGNFSIHMALRDLRPAGSKTRKIPYPTKNPFTWLFLLVSCPNYTYEVGSWIGFAILTQCVPVALFSLVGFTQMTIWAKGKHRSYLKEFRDYPPLRMPIIPFLL, via the exons GTGGAGATTCGGGATGCAAAGACGAGGGAGAAGCTGTGCTTCCTGGACAAG GTAGAGCCTCAGGCCACCATTTCTGAAATCAAGACCCTTTTCACCAAGACAC ACCCGCAGTGGTATCCTGCCCGCCAGTCCCTCCGCCTGGACCCCA AGGGGAAGTCCCTGAAAGATGAAGatgtcttacagaagcttcctGTGGGCACCACAGCCACACTCTACTTCCGGGACCTCGGGGCCCAGATCAGCTGGGTGACG GTCTTCCTGACGGAGTATGCCGGGCCCCTTTTCATCTACCTGCTCTTCTACTTCCGGGTACCCTTCATTTATGGCCGCAAATACGACTTTACGTCCAGTCGGCATACGGTGGTGCA CCTCGCCTGCATGTGCCACTCGTTCCACTACATCAAGCGCCTGCTGGAGACTCTCTTCGTGCACCGATTCTCTCACGGAACCATGCCTTTGCGAAACATCTTCAAA AACTGCACCTACTATTGGGGCTTTGCTGCATGGATGGCTTATTACATCAACCACCCTCTCTACACACCCCCTA CCTATGGAGTTCAGCAGGTTAAGCTGGCACTGGCCGTTTTTGTG ATCTGCCAGCTTGGGAACTTCTCCATCCACATGGCTCTTCGGGACCTTCGGCCTGCTG GGTCGAAAACCAGGAAGATCCCATACCCCACCAAGAACCCCTTCACCTGGCTGTTCCTGTTGGTGTCCTGTCCCAACTACACTTATGAG GTGGGCTCCTGGATTGGCTTTGCCATCTTGACTCAGTGTGTCCCAG TGGCCCTCTTCTCCCTGGTGGGCTTCACCCAGATGACTATCTGGGCCAAGGGCAAACACCGCAGCTACCTGAAGGAGTTCCGCGACTACCCGCCCCTGCGCATGCCCATTATTCCCTTCCTGCTCTGA
- the Tecr gene encoding very-long-chain enoyl-CoA reductase isoform 2 (isoform 2 is encoded by transcript variant 2), with protein sequence MKHYEVEIRDAKTREKLCFLDKVEPQATISEIKTLFTKTQGKSLKDEDVLQKLPVGTTATLYFRDLGAQISWVTVFLTEYAGPLFIYLLFYFRVPFIYGRKYDFTSSRHTVVHLACMCHSFHYIKRLLETLFVHRFSHGTMPLRNIFKNCTYYWGFAAWMAYYINHPLYTPPTYGVQQVKLALAVFVICQLGNFSIHMALRDLRPAGSKTRKIPYPTKNPFTWLFLLVSCPNYTYEVGSWIGFAILTQCVPVALFSLVGFTQMTIWAKGKHRSYLKEFRDYPPLRMPIIPFLL encoded by the exons GTGGAGATTCGGGATGCAAAGACGAGGGAGAAGCTGTGCTTCCTGGACAAG GTAGAGCCTCAGGCCACCATTTCTGAAATCAAGACCCTTTTCACCAAGACAC AGGGGAAGTCCCTGAAAGATGAAGatgtcttacagaagcttcctGTGGGCACCACAGCCACACTCTACTTCCGGGACCTCGGGGCCCAGATCAGCTGGGTGACG GTCTTCCTGACGGAGTATGCCGGGCCCCTTTTCATCTACCTGCTCTTCTACTTCCGGGTACCCTTCATTTATGGCCGCAAATACGACTTTACGTCCAGTCGGCATACGGTGGTGCA CCTCGCCTGCATGTGCCACTCGTTCCACTACATCAAGCGCCTGCTGGAGACTCTCTTCGTGCACCGATTCTCTCACGGAACCATGCCTTTGCGAAACATCTTCAAA AACTGCACCTACTATTGGGGCTTTGCTGCATGGATGGCTTATTACATCAACCACCCTCTCTACACACCCCCTA CCTATGGAGTTCAGCAGGTTAAGCTGGCACTGGCCGTTTTTGTG ATCTGCCAGCTTGGGAACTTCTCCATCCACATGGCTCTTCGGGACCTTCGGCCTGCTG GGTCGAAAACCAGGAAGATCCCATACCCCACCAAGAACCCCTTCACCTGGCTGTTCCTGTTGGTGTCCTGTCCCAACTACACTTATGAG GTGGGCTCCTGGATTGGCTTTGCCATCTTGACTCAGTGTGTCCCAG TGGCCCTCTTCTCCCTGGTGGGCTTCACCCAGATGACTATCTGGGCCAAGGGCAAACACCGCAGCTACCTGAAGGAGTTCCGCGACTACCCGCCCCTGCGCATGCCCATTATTCCCTTCCTGCTCTGA